A single window of Sporosarcina sp. FSL W7-1349 DNA harbors:
- the holB gene encoding DNA polymerase III subunit delta' — translation MNEKTDRLFEEQKNVMERLQSSYRNNRIAHAYIFDGETGTGKEDAAIFFAKLQLCQQVKENVPCETCHSCRRLTSGNHPNIAFVRPDGQDIKKEQMSELIVQMTKKGYEAGRKIYIVSRADRMNSAAANTLLKFLEEPEGEVTAILLTDSYQSILPTIQSRCQRVPFLPPSREAMIGKLVEKEITSSMAATVSMVTADLEEALRLAGDDQFAQMRKTVLKLVEASDKHVQEALLFIQTEWIPLFKEKDDTERGLDLLLYAYRDVMAYKAGLESTPAYPDQQQFFTSLSMNITFSQLSSVMDAILQAKKKLHSNMNRTLLMEQLVLSMQEGLLVV, via the coding sequence GTGAATGAAAAGACGGACCGGCTCTTTGAAGAACAAAAAAACGTCATGGAACGTTTACAGTCTTCTTATAGAAATAACCGTATTGCTCATGCGTATATATTCGACGGTGAAACAGGAACCGGCAAAGAGGATGCGGCCATATTTTTTGCAAAGCTTCAACTTTGTCAACAGGTAAAAGAAAATGTTCCATGTGAAACATGCCATTCCTGTCGGCGTTTGACATCCGGAAACCATCCAAATATTGCGTTTGTACGGCCTGACGGACAAGACATAAAAAAAGAGCAGATGTCGGAATTGATTGTTCAAATGACTAAAAAAGGTTATGAAGCAGGTCGGAAAATATATATTGTTTCGCGTGCTGATCGTATGAATAGCGCAGCCGCCAATACATTGTTGAAGTTTTTGGAAGAGCCGGAAGGAGAAGTGACGGCTATCCTGTTGACGGATTCCTACCAGTCAATTCTGCCGACAATCCAATCCAGATGCCAGCGAGTCCCGTTCTTACCTCCATCCCGGGAGGCTATGATAGGGAAGCTGGTAGAAAAAGAAATCACTTCCTCGATGGCTGCTACGGTCTCTATGGTAACGGCAGATTTGGAAGAAGCCCTCCGCCTTGCCGGGGACGATCAATTTGCACAGATGAGAAAAACAGTGTTAAAATTGGTGGAAGCATCGGATAAACATGTCCAAGAAGCGTTATTATTCATCCAAACGGAATGGATACCGTTGTTTAAAGAAAAGGACGATACCGAACGTGGCTTGGACCTGTTATTATATGCTTATCGGGATGTCATGGCATACAAGGCAGGATTGGAGTCCACGCCGGCATATCCGGACCAGCAACAATTCTTCACTAGTCTTTCGATGAATATTACATTCAGCCAGCTTTCTTCAGTCATGGATGCTATTTTGCAGGCGAAGAAAAAACTGCACAGTAATATGAATCGTACGCTTCTAATGGAGCAATTGGTGCTCAGCATGCAGGAGGGGTTACTTGTTGTATAA
- a CDS encoding YaaR family protein → MKVNGDYRAGLDKLRNNPLQTPQGGTRFGEMVTKQEQRLQGEQITRLLGDISTVGDRIARSRNLRDMAKFKMLVKRFLKEAVDSGLGLKQSHTWNQFGEGRRLKIVQTIDEKLIELAEDLLDEEKTSVDLLAKIGEIKGLLINLYM, encoded by the coding sequence ATGAAAGTCAACGGTGATTATAGAGCAGGACTCGATAAGCTAAGGAATAATCCGTTGCAAACTCCCCAGGGAGGCACCCGTTTTGGTGAAATGGTTACAAAGCAGGAGCAACGGCTGCAAGGCGAGCAAATCACCAGGCTGCTTGGCGATATTTCTACGGTAGGTGACCGGATTGCCCGTTCCCGGAATTTACGGGATATGGCCAAATTTAAAATGCTTGTCAAACGGTTTTTGAAAGAGGCGGTGGATTCCGGATTGGGTTTGAAACAATCCCATACGTGGAACCAATTCGGAGAAGGCCGCCGTTTGAAAATTGTCCAGACAATCGATGAGAAGCTTATTGAATTGGCAGAGGATTTATTGGACGAGGAAAAGACATCCGTCGATCTTTTGGCAAAAATAGGGGAAATCAAAGGGCTCCTCATCAATTTATATATGTAG
- a CDS encoding cyclic-di-AMP receptor, with protein sequence MKLVVAVVQDQDSNRLSNALTKNDFRATKLASTGGFLRSGNTTFLIGTEDSLVPKALELIRDNCRSRDQMVAPVSPMGGNADSYIPYPVEVAVGGATVFVLPIEQFHHF encoded by the coding sequence GTGAAATTGGTTGTGGCAGTTGTACAGGATCAGGATAGTAATCGATTATCAAATGCGTTGACTAAAAACGACTTTCGTGCGACGAAATTGGCGAGTACGGGGGGCTTTCTTCGGTCAGGCAATACGACTTTTCTGATCGGTACGGAAGATAGCCTTGTTCCGAAAGCATTGGAACTCATCCGTGATAACTGTCGGTCAAGGGATCAGATGGTCGCTCCCGTGTCACCCATGGGCGGGAATGCTGACTCCTATATTCCCTATCCGGTTGAAGTGGCGGTAGGCGGGGCAACTGTTTTCGTTCTGCCAATTGAACAATTCCATCATTTTTGA
- the tmk gene encoding dTMP kinase yields MEQRGIFISFEGPEGAGKTTAIANVYERLKADGRQVIVTREPGGITISEKIRSIILDNDHGEMDGRTEALLYAAARRQHLVEKIEPALRQGEIVLCDRFIDSSLAYQGHARGLGMEEVLAINKFAIGETMPDLTIFFDILPEAGLARIASNKSREQNRLDNESLRFHHAVYEGYQQVLQRYPERIRSVDASLSEEEVAEKVWKLIYSQLI; encoded by the coding sequence ATGGAACAGCGTGGCATATTCATTTCTTTTGAGGGGCCGGAGGGAGCCGGGAAGACGACCGCTATCGCGAATGTATATGAGCGGCTGAAAGCGGATGGGCGGCAAGTGATCGTTACTCGGGAGCCGGGTGGCATCACGATTTCCGAAAAAATCCGAAGCATCATTTTGGATAATGACCATGGGGAAATGGATGGAAGGACAGAGGCTTTACTCTATGCTGCAGCACGGAGACAACATCTTGTGGAAAAAATCGAGCCAGCTCTTCGACAAGGGGAAATCGTCTTATGCGACCGGTTCATCGATAGCTCGCTTGCTTACCAAGGGCATGCCCGCGGGTTAGGGATGGAGGAAGTTTTGGCAATCAATAAATTTGCTATTGGAGAAACGATGCCCGATCTGACCATCTTTTTTGATATTCTGCCGGAAGCCGGGCTTGCCCGGATTGCGAGCAATAAAAGCCGAGAACAAAATCGCCTGGATAACGAAAGTTTACGATTCCATCATGCGGTATACGAAGGGTATCAACAAGTGCTGCAAAGATACCCGGAGCGGATCCGGTCGGTGGATGCCTCGCTTTCCGAAGAAGAAGTAGCGGAAAAAGTTTGGAAATTAATATACTCCCAACTCATTTAA
- a CDS encoding aminotransferase class I/II-fold pyridoxal phosphate-dependent enzyme yields the protein MNHIDRPLIDALIQFNKNQPLSLHVPGHKNGALSGLPSDLRAALSYDVTELEGLDDLHEPAGAIEKAQRKLAALYGAERSFFLVNGSTVGNLAMIYATCRRGQTVIVQRNAHKSVFHAIELAGAHPVFVSPAWNEDVLTPGLVSVEQIEEALHSFPEAKALVLTYPTYYGTAKDGLEKIIRFCHAQGVPVLVDEAHGAHFVLGEPFPRSALEMGADVVVHSAHKSLPAMTMASFLHIRSDLVDPERVAHALHMLQSSSPSYLLMASLDDARAYVESYTAEDMAYFLEERQAFIEQLESIPGLQPVKMDDPLKLTLRVAGYSGFVVQQCLNAEGVYVELADLYQVLLILPLVKQDAPYSLKTVYERINRALTKLAPGTSENWGEVRPLAIHKEVSQLAYLPSELADIESEWISYKDAEDRVAAASIIPYPPGIPLLIGGERVGEGHIRSLRELIIGQARFQGAIQVENELILVVKDGGN from the coding sequence ATGAATCATATAGATCGGCCGTTGATAGATGCTTTAATTCAATTTAATAAAAACCAGCCACTGTCCCTCCATGTGCCGGGGCATAAGAATGGCGCACTTTCGGGTCTCCCATCTGACCTCCGTGCAGCTCTGTCGTATGACGTCACGGAGCTGGAAGGCTTGGATGATTTGCATGAGCCTGCCGGGGCCATCGAGAAGGCGCAGCGAAAGCTTGCGGCTTTGTATGGGGCTGAGCGGAGTTTTTTTCTAGTCAATGGCTCGACGGTCGGAAATTTGGCGATGATTTATGCGACTTGTCGAAGAGGGCAGACGGTAATTGTTCAGCGAAATGCACATAAGTCGGTTTTTCATGCCATCGAATTGGCAGGGGCGCACCCTGTTTTTGTTTCCCCGGCTTGGAATGAGGATGTCCTGACCCCTGGATTGGTGTCCGTTGAACAAATCGAAGAGGCTCTTCATTCATTCCCCGAAGCGAAGGCGCTCGTTCTGACGTATCCGACCTATTATGGAACTGCTAAGGATGGGCTTGAAAAAATAATCCGTTTTTGCCATGCCCAAGGAGTTCCCGTGTTGGTGGATGAAGCGCACGGAGCCCATTTTGTGCTTGGGGAGCCGTTTCCCCGTTCTGCCTTGGAGATGGGTGCAGATGTGGTGGTCCACTCGGCGCATAAGTCATTGCCTGCTATGACGATGGCTTCTTTTCTGCATATCCGTTCGGATTTGGTGGATCCGGAACGAGTTGCGCATGCTTTACATATGCTGCAATCTAGCAGCCCCTCTTACCTTCTCATGGCCTCTCTCGACGATGCTCGTGCTTATGTGGAATCCTATACTGCCGAGGATATGGCTTATTTTTTGGAGGAACGACAAGCCTTTATCGAACAATTGGAGAGCATACCTGGCCTACAGCCAGTCAAAATGGATGATCCTTTGAAATTAACATTGCGTGTTGCTGGATATTCAGGCTTTGTAGTTCAGCAATGTTTGAATGCGGAAGGGGTTTATGTGGAGCTTGCTGATCTTTATCAAGTATTGCTCATCCTCCCTTTAGTGAAACAAGACGCACCCTATTCGTTGAAAACGGTTTATGAACGAATCAACCGAGCCTTAACCAAACTGGCACCGGGGACATCCGAAAATTGGGGAGAGGTCCGACCACTTGCCATCCATAAAGAAGTATCCCAACTCGCCTATTTGCCTTCTGAGCTTGCTGATATAGAAAGCGAATGGATTTCCTATAAAGATGCTGAAGACCGGGTAGCTGCGGCTTCCATCATTCCGTATCCTCCTGGCATTCCGCTATTGATTGGCGGAGAGAGGGTCGGGGAAGGGCATATTCGATCGCTTCGCGAATTGATTATAGGACAGGCAAGATTTCAAGGAGCCATCCAGGTTGAAAATGAACTGATCTTAGTAGTGAAGGACGGTGGTAACTGA